One Candidatus Planktophila limnetica DNA segment encodes these proteins:
- a CDS encoding carotenoid biosynthesis protein: MSIRHYSPRRNRRSGISLRSKTLLGIVLGIAIVLQIIYPLIDGELLRVVTIATVYWAAGAMALHALLAYGARYAFTYLFVTIVFALIVESVGVKTGWPFGTYEYDPSLGHTIAGVPYVVPFAWVMMAHPVLIAARRVAGNWVFLYGGYAMAAWDLFLDPQMVAANRWRWSFDGAHVPFQPEIPLSNTFGWLLTGMALIAILHQVLPRDRRKSSASFGAVDLFLTWTFFAGVISNLFFFDRPGVALIGGIAFGLFFAPYAFSRWLGRP, translated from the coding sequence ATGTCGATTCGCCATTACTCGCCCCGCAGAAATCGCCGGAGCGGAATTTCACTTCGCTCTAAAACACTTCTCGGCATAGTTCTGGGTATTGCAATTGTCTTGCAAATCATTTATCCACTTATTGATGGGGAATTGTTGCGAGTTGTAACAATTGCAACCGTGTATTGGGCAGCTGGCGCAATGGCGCTGCATGCACTTTTAGCATACGGCGCGCGGTATGCATTTACTTATCTCTTCGTCACCATCGTTTTTGCACTCATTGTTGAATCCGTAGGCGTTAAAACAGGTTGGCCATTTGGAACCTATGAATACGATCCTTCACTTGGTCACACAATTGCAGGTGTTCCATACGTTGTTCCATTTGCGTGGGTAATGATGGCTCATCCAGTTTTAATTGCAGCTCGTCGAGTTGCCGGCAATTGGGTATTTCTCTACGGCGGATATGCAATGGCGGCATGGGATTTATTCCTAGACCCACAAATGGTTGCTGCTAATCGTTGGCGCTGGAGCTTTGACGGAGCACACGTTCCATTCCAGCCAGAAATACCTTTATCTAATACCTTCGGATGGTTATTAACAGGTATGGCGCTCATTGCGATTTTGCATCAAGTTTTGCCCCGCGATCGCAGAAAATCAAGTGCAAGTTTTGGCGCTGTAGATCTATTTTTAACATGGACATTTTTTGCCGGTGTTATTTCTAATCTATTCTTCTTTGATCGCCCAGGAGTCGCACTTATTGGTGGAATTGCATTTGGACTTTTCTTTGCACCATACGCCTTTTCACGTTGGCTCGGACGCCCGTAA
- a CDS encoding glycosyltransferase, translated as MLEISLGFSLIALLFTILNNFSLITPRVAEQVEEKISVLVPLRDEEENAVAIIETLAAQENLSHVEFLILNDNSTDNTYTLIKSTARGDSRFKIKQGSALPDGWLGKPWALAQLSEVAKGEILVCIDADVRLASNGIAAAVTAMHKNNLDFFSPYPSQVARTFSERMIQPLLQWSWLSSVPLAIAKRSTNPAFAVANGQFFVVKKSALDKSGGYSSIKSEVLDDMQMARVLLRNKFKGTVGNGALIAQCHMYSSWRELENGYAKSLWKGFGGLFGSFIAITLLILTGIVPLIAAASGSSLGWYAFEAVLLSRIISARITRANLFDSLLHPISAGLLVYLIIYSWLMRGRIQWKGRTV; from the coding sequence ATGCTTGAAATTTCATTAGGTTTTTCCCTCATAGCTTTGCTATTTACAATTCTCAATAATTTTTCATTAATAACTCCACGTGTAGCCGAGCAAGTTGAAGAGAAAATCAGCGTGCTTGTTCCACTTCGAGACGAAGAAGAAAATGCAGTGGCCATTATCGAAACCTTGGCCGCACAAGAGAATTTATCTCATGTCGAATTTCTTATCCTTAACGATAATTCAACTGATAACACCTATACATTAATCAAATCTACAGCTCGAGGTGATTCACGATTTAAAATTAAGCAAGGTTCGGCCTTGCCGGATGGATGGCTCGGAAAACCATGGGCGCTTGCCCAACTCAGTGAAGTGGCCAAAGGTGAGATTCTGGTCTGCATTGATGCTGATGTTCGCTTAGCTTCAAATGGAATTGCTGCTGCTGTTACCGCAATGCACAAAAACAACCTGGACTTCTTCTCACCATATCCATCCCAAGTTGCACGCACTTTTAGCGAGCGAATGATTCAGCCGCTACTGCAATGGTCGTGGCTTTCATCAGTGCCTCTTGCTATTGCTAAACGCTCTACAAATCCAGCTTTTGCTGTTGCCAATGGCCAATTCTTTGTAGTTAAGAAGAGCGCACTGGATAAAAGTGGTGGGTACTCTTCAATTAAGTCAGAAGTACTAGATGACATGCAGATGGCGCGGGTGCTGCTTCGCAATAAGTTCAAAGGAACTGTTGGTAATGGAGCACTCATTGCGCAGTGTCACATGTACTCATCCTGGCGAGAGTTGGAAAATGGTTACGCCAAATCCCTGTGGAAAGGTTTTGGAGGTCTCTTCGGATCTTTCATAGCAATTACACTTTTAATTCTTACCGGAATTGTTCCTCTCATCGCTGCTGCCAGTGGCTCATCTTTGGGATGGTATGCCTTTGAAGCTGTTCTTCTCTCTCGAATCATTAGCGCCCGGATAACTCGTGCAAACTTATTTGATTCACTCTTGCATCCGA